The DNA segment CCGAACAACAGGCAATGGGTAAGAGCAGATATCTGCATCTTCTTTAGCCACTTCCATTAAAATTTTCTCAACTAAATCGATATCACTGCCATACGCGGCTCCAACTTTCGCTCTGATTCGATACTTAGTACTTGGGCCGCCGGACTCGTTAATAACTTTAGTGTTACCCATTACAGAATTAGGTACGGTCACTTCAATATTATCGCGAGTTAAAATACGCGTGCTACGTAAACCAATATTGGTTACCTCACCTCGCTCGCCCGTTTCTAACACAATATAATCGCCAATTTTATATGGCGCATCGGCCATAATAAATACCCCTGAAAATAGATTAGCTAGAGTGTCTTTTGCGGCAAAACCGACTGCGATACCGACGATACCGGCAGAAGCAAGCCAGGCGGACATATCGATATCCCAAGAGGAGAAAATGTAAAATACCGACAGTATAACGATTAATATTAAGGCTAAATTTTCAAATAACGGCAGCGTTTGGTTATGTAAAACTTGGAAGTGTTTTTCATTGGCGGCCATATTTCGCAAAACTACTTTGGTGATCCTAAGCAGGAACATGGTCCATAAAATCAGCAAAATGGTGTATAAAACTGGAAACATTATTGAAGTAATTGCTTCTGGCAGTTTTATAATACTGGTGGCTACGGATAAACCGATCACCAAAATTGAATAGAATAAAGGTTTATGAAGTAAATCGACCAGTTGGTCATCTAATTCAGCATTGGTTTTTGCAGTGTAATTTTTTACCCAGGCGATAATCACTTTATCAAGTATCCAGGCAAAAATGAGAGAAATAAGAATAATAACAGAAGCTTGTATAGTTGGGTCGTCACCTATATAGCTTAAGTACTTCATCAGTTCTTGCTTCCAAGTTGCTTCCATTAGTCGCTCCTTTCTCTCAATTTATTAAAATTAACTGTTATTACGACGTGCTTTATTACGGCGTAAACTTAAACAAGTATCATTAAACAAGTGCTGCCAAAATAATGTAAATACTTTTAACGATGTATCTACTGGTTTGTTATTGGCTAAACGAATTATTTGTTGGTAGTAAAAACTTACTTGGCCAACGGTATTCATCGACTTGATGAACGCGATAGGGCTGTTATTACCCCAAAATCCATCACCTATTTTTAACGTAGTTTCAAAGTCATCAATGCTATCTATGCGTTGCTCTATTAATAATTGCGACACATTGGGTTGCGTACATAGTGGTCTTGCTAAACCAACCATGTCAATTTCACCACTGGCTATTGCTTGTTCCATTACTGCACGAGAGCGAAATCCACCGGTGATCATTAACGGTACATTAGCTGAGGCTTTGATTGCTTGTGCATATTCAAGAAAATAGGCTTCACGGCGGCGAGTACTTTCTCTAACTTCTGTTGCTTCAACACCCATCAAACTTAGCTGTTCATAGGTACCACCAGATATTTCGAGTAAATCGATACTGTCTTCACTTAACCAAGCTGCAACTTGCACACAGTCTTCTAAGCTAAAGCCACCTTTTTG comes from the Thalassotalea nanhaiensis genome and includes:
- a CDS encoding mechanosensitive ion channel family protein, producing MEATWKQELMKYLSYIGDDPTIQASVIILISLIFAWILDKVIIAWVKNYTAKTNAELDDQLVDLLHKPLFYSILVIGLSVATSIIKLPEAITSIMFPVLYTILLILWTMFLLRITKVVLRNMAANEKHFQVLHNQTLPLFENLALILIVILSVFYIFSSWDIDMSAWLASAGIVGIAVGFAAKDTLANLFSGVFIMADAPYKIGDYIVLETGERGEVTNIGLRSTRILTRDNIEVTVPNSVMGNTKVINESGGPSTKYRIRAKVGAAYGSDIDLVEKILMEVAKEDADICSYPLPVVRFRMFGGSSLDFELMGWISEPAFRGRIIHQLNSSIYRKFAEHNIEIPYAKQDLYIKEFPGRTSEPTAIKPESENNG